The following are from one region of the Stigmatella ashevillena genome:
- a CDS encoding Ig-like domain-containing protein — MRPLVALLVAGLVLISCEALADTATPTLTLYLPNQGPSSPTVTGTVTIRVTGTNLTQMTQYEVFLDGHRLTDGYLSYPYDSRESSWNTRTVANGSHTLLGQLKDSSGNVISSTVMNVTIDQDLIAPTVSVLTPADGVTVHETVNVQGTASDDRGVSMVRALVDGVVLNVDFSAPYSFDSLYVKSLSNGPHTLTLEAWDFSQNVTVSAPITLFLDNDNTVPNVVLTAPASGTVVPGGPVSLTADASDDRGIKRVAFFLNSALIAEDTTAPYGVEWISDFVLSGDYTLTAKAYDLAGNVTESAPVAITVFKPGTAVFDPVLRAPVCDTVGSFCDTAKLVEGRNTSEVHAPNTIDGCLDASGLDQVYSERIQRITVTRVGGEFLAGNRRARIDVLVYGDTVATDALDLYSASDATRPSWTYLTTVPAAIYGAHWLSAEVVLPAGNLQAVRAQFRVGSANSSASPCSVGARDDHDDLVFAVGPPTDAFPPTVKLLTPHDNAPYSHALVGGQVRVSASAEDDLAVERVEFFADGTLIGTDTSEPYEVLWNSSAVADGSHSLTAKAFDPAGRSTTSHAVVVTTDNTGPSATLLSPTHGALLRGNVVLDATASDPNDVTRVDYYSGQSLLGAYPVSPQTSHAATWYTWSVPDGVHRLTARARDSLGNVGISAEVVVTIDNTPPSAEFTAPQAYATLRGILPVSATAQDANGVAKVEFYAGDQLMGTATTAPYTVSWDSRAGPNGHISLTTRAYDTAGNVQVSSSHPVSVDNSAPTVALTSPSNGASLFLSTTLQASAADNVGVTQVVFYDGATVIGTDTSAPYSVSWSLLFVPKGTHTLTAKAFDAVGNVTSSAPVTVKVN, encoded by the coding sequence ATGCGGCCCCTGGTAGCGCTGCTCGTGGCAGGACTGGTGCTCATTTCCTGTGAAGCCTTGGCTGACACAGCGACCCCGACCCTCACCCTCTACCTGCCCAACCAGGGTCCGAGCAGTCCGACAGTCACCGGAACGGTGACGATCCGAGTCACAGGCACCAACCTCACCCAGATGACCCAGTACGAGGTCTTCCTGGATGGTCACCGGCTCACGGACGGTTATCTCTCCTACCCCTACGACTCCCGTGAGTCCTCCTGGAACACGAGGACCGTGGCGAATGGCTCCCACACGCTGCTCGGACAGCTCAAGGACTCCTCCGGCAACGTCATCTCCTCCACGGTGATGAACGTGACGATCGATCAGGATCTCATAGCGCCCACGGTCTCCGTGCTTACTCCCGCGGACGGCGTGACAGTCCATGAGACCGTGAACGTGCAGGGCACCGCATCGGACGACCGGGGCGTCTCCATGGTGCGGGCCCTCGTGGATGGGGTGGTGCTCAACGTTGACTTCAGTGCGCCGTACTCGTTCGACTCGCTGTACGTCAAATCCCTCTCCAATGGCCCGCATACGCTGACCCTGGAGGCGTGGGACTTCTCGCAGAATGTAACTGTCTCGGCGCCGATCACTCTCTTCCTGGACAATGACAACACCGTGCCGAACGTGGTGCTCACCGCGCCCGCCAGCGGCACGGTCGTGCCAGGAGGGCCGGTTTCTCTCACGGCAGACGCCTCGGATGACCGGGGGATAAAACGGGTCGCCTTCTTCTTGAACAGCGCGCTGATCGCGGAAGACACGACGGCACCCTACGGCGTGGAGTGGATCAGCGACTTCGTGCTCAGCGGGGATTACACCCTGACCGCCAAGGCCTACGATCTGGCGGGCAACGTGACCGAGAGCGCTCCGGTCGCGATCACCGTGTTCAAGCCCGGCACCGCCGTGTTCGACCCCGTGCTCCGTGCTCCCGTTTGCGACACGGTGGGCAGCTTCTGCGACACCGCGAAGCTGGTGGAGGGCCGGAACACCTCGGAGGTGCACGCGCCGAACACGATCGACGGCTGCCTCGATGCATCGGGCCTCGACCAGGTCTATTCCGAGAGGATCCAGCGCATCACCGTGACGCGCGTCGGAGGCGAGTTCCTGGCCGGGAACCGTCGCGCCCGGATCGATGTCCTCGTCTACGGCGACACGGTCGCTACGGACGCGCTCGATCTGTATTCCGCGAGTGACGCCACACGCCCCTCGTGGACCTACCTGACCACGGTTCCGGCGGCCATCTATGGGGCGCATTGGCTCTCGGCGGAGGTCGTCCTGCCCGCGGGCAACCTGCAAGCGGTGCGTGCCCAGTTCCGGGTGGGGAGCGCCAACAGTTCGGCGTCGCCGTGTAGCGTCGGCGCGCGTGACGACCACGATGATCTGGTCTTCGCGGTGGGCCCACCGACGGATGCCTTCCCGCCGACGGTCAAGCTCCTCACGCCCCACGACAACGCGCCCTATAGCCACGCGCTGGTGGGAGGCCAGGTTCGGGTGTCGGCGTCGGCCGAGGACGACCTGGCGGTGGAGCGAGTCGAGTTCTTTGCGGACGGGACGCTGATTGGCACCGATACCAGTGAGCCTTACGAGGTGCTCTGGAACAGCTCCGCCGTGGCGGATGGCTCCCACTCGCTCACCGCGAAGGCCTTTGATCCCGCGGGCCGCTCTACCACCTCCCATGCGGTCGTGGTCACCACCGACAACACCGGGCCGAGCGCGACGCTCCTCTCACCCACCCACGGAGCACTCCTTCGGGGCAATGTCGTGCTCGACGCCACGGCCAGCGATCCCAACGACGTCACGAGGGTCGATTACTACTCTGGCCAGTCGCTGCTCGGCGCGTACCCTGTCTCGCCTCAGACGTCCCATGCGGCGACCTGGTACACCTGGTCCGTACCGGACGGGGTCCATCGGCTCACGGCGAGAGCCAGGGACAGCCTCGGCAACGTGGGCATCTCCGCCGAGGTGGTGGTGACGATCGACAACACGCCGCCCTCGGCGGAGTTCACCGCCCCGCAGGCGTACGCCACGCTTCGGGGAATCCTTCCGGTCAGCGCCACGGCCCAGGATGCCAACGGCGTGGCCAAGGTCGAGTTCTACGCGGGCGATCAGCTGATGGGGACAGCCACCACGGCCCCCTACACGGTGAGCTGGGATTCGAGGGCCGGGCCCAATGGCCACATCTCGCTTACGACGCGGGCCTATGACACTGCGGGCAACGTCCAGGTGTCCTCCAGCCATCCTGTCTCGGTGGACAACAGCGCGCCGACCGTGGCCCTCACCTCTCCGTCCAATGGGGCATCGCTGTTCCTGAGCACCACCCTCCAGGCGAGCGCGGCGGACAACGTCGGAGTCACCCAGGTGGTGTTCTATGACGGGGCCACGGTGATCGGCACGGACACCTCGGCGCCCTACAGCGTGAGCTGGAGCCTGCTGTTCGTGCCAAAGGGGACGCACACTCTGACGGCCAAGGCCTTTGACGCCGTTGGCAACGTCACGTCATCGGCCCCCGTCACGGTGAAGGTGAACTGA